A window of Cinclus cinclus chromosome 17, bCinCin1.1, whole genome shotgun sequence genomic DNA:
GTCCTTCCTCCACCCCTGGAGGGACAGGGCCAccaccctccctgtgctgggacgCTTTTCTGAGTGCGCCTCTCTCTTTGACTTGCAGGTGGAGATTTCTTGCCCTGGGAGTGAGCTGAAAGGGGTTCACTTGAACAAAGGGTCCCAGGCAGCATTCCAGGCTCCAGGCGCGTCCAGGGACTTTTCATTCTTTGTCTGAAAGGGCAGCGGTGCCGTTCCCATCCGAGCGATGCCTGACGGAGCCGGTGCCGCCGGGAGCGAGGAGCTGCGGCAGCTGATCGGCTTTCAAATCACCTTCAAACCTCGATTTCCTTAACATGATCCCTCCATCAGCGCAGTCCCCGGGGCACAGCAGCGGGGCTTTGCCGGCAGGAGAATAAACCGGGGCTGGAGGTGACACCCAGCGCTGGAATACCCCGGCGACGACGCGGGGACCCAAAATCCACCGTCCCTAGCACTCCAGGAATTATTAGGGTCGAGCAACAGCTTTGCACGACCTCGTCTTGCAGCCCTCACCCCATCTGCTCGCCGGGATTCACCTCCAATCCAGGCGGGATAATCCCCTCCttggagcatccctggagcCGCCGAGCATCTTCCCCGCGGCGCCGGCTGCCGCGGAAGGGATGAAGACGCTATGGCCAAGCTTTTGCTAAAACTCCAGCGGTATTTTCGGCGCAAACCCGTGCGTTTCTTCACGCTGCTTGCTCTCTACCTGGCGGCCGGCAGCTTGGTTTTCCTGCATTCCGGTTTTTCCGGGGAGCCCACGGTGCCGGGGAGCCCGCGCAGCCCCGCGGCTGCAgaggggccggggctgcccTACCTGGGGGTGATGCAGCTCAGCCGCGGCTTCAAGGCGGCAGCGACAATACCGGCGGGGAACCGACGACACGGCCCCTGGTTCAGAAACACCTCCAAGGAGCCGTCGGACAGGGGAAAATTCCGGGATAACAGCGGTCCCCGGAGCCGGGCGCTCAGGGGCAGGAGCGGCcgagagaaggaggaggacaGAGGTGAGGGATGGGGACATGTGCCAAGAGGGGGGGGTGCCTCCTTTTTGTCTCTCCCAGGGGGACGTCACGAGTTGGGGCAGTGGTGTCTGAGCGAGTTTTGGATTGTGCATCCCTGCCAGGGCCACACGCCCCCAGGAAATGtgcattaattaatttctttatgaaCGACGTGCACGCGCTGCTGGAGCACCGAAGTTTTCTTCCCACATCCCACGGGAATGCTCTGGGGACTAGCACCCCACTCTGGAGAACATAGTGCAGAGGATATATCCAGAATGGtcatctccttccttctttcctccttctcctcccttcccaagTACCAAtaatctgcttttatttttccatcttcaCTCTTTCCCCCTGGTGCATCACCAAGCTCCAAGTCCCCCCCTTGCTGTCACAGGCAATTTTGGGGGTGGCAGCTGAGGGGATGCTGTGCCCCACCTTCCTCCCACCCTTTGGCTCTGCCAGGGTCcaaattcagttttcattctGTTGGCCTGAATCAACACCAAATCCATGTTTGTGCGGGTGTTGTGTCAAGGTAGGGGCTGGCTGTGGTTCCTGTGGAAGTgcagacagggctgggctgtggcctctggagccaggagctccctgcctggctggggTCTTGTCAAGTAGGTTCATTATTAATGATCAAGCATAAGAAAACTGAGTTGTTCccattgatttttaaaatgtcatttatttatCCCACAGGCGGCTGGAGCTGCACCTTCTGTGGGATTTGGGTGGCTGGACTCCAGCAGGAATCCCTGACCCCACAGCAAACTGGGGCTTTCAGGGGTCCAGGCTTGATCCCCCCCAACctgggctgctcccagggcatggagggctcctcctcctcccccagcaggaCGTGGTTGTGTTCATTCCAGGAAAGATGCATGATCCAGGAGTGGAAGCCAAAGGAAAAGTGGTGCTTACGGGATTTTGTTCTGCTAAAAGGAGCTGAAGGGGTTCCCCTGTTGTGATCCCATTCCGAGGAGCCTCTGGGGTATTTTGGTGGCCACGTGTCTCCATTAATACAAATTGACTTTAACACAGCCTCAGCAGATGGTCCCTGAGCCCAGGCTGTCTGTCCCCATAAAGACCCCAAGCAGTGCTCAAGTCCCAGGCCATATGTCCTATGTGCTCCAAGATTAACCTCAtcctgcactgccagcaggaATGGGATGCTGGGCTTGGGATTCGTGGGTTTATCTGCTCCCAGGTGGTCTGGGATGTATCGTTTTCCCCTTGGAGCATCTTGGCAGCTCCTGAGCGTGATGATGTGGAGAAATCCAGCAGCTTGAGGAATCCCACGTGCCCGGTGTTCCTGGTGTGGCTGGTGAAGCCTCGGGAGCTCCCCTTCactttcctgctcctctggagCACCGGGATAtctggcaggagcaggtggaTTTAATGGCGCTGATAATTAAGTGGGGACAGCTTAACGAGGTGGCTGCGGAGGCTGTGCCACGTGAAATTATTCCAGAGGGAATACTGCTCCAAAAATCAGCTCTGGTTTAGAGCGTGATGTGcagctccctcttcctcctcctccctctcctggcAGTGTCAGGCGAAGGTGTGGGTGGAGAACAACCCTGTCTGCCAGTGAACGGCCTCATCCCCATGGGGAGGGATccatccccatcctcatcctcatgcCCCCGTGGGAAGGGGCATCTCCTGCCTCCAGCCAGGGAGGATCTTTAGGCAGTGAAGCCAAGGGAAGCAGGAACAGACCCCAACCCTCAGCCACATCCATCTGTGGTGCCTTCCTGGAGAAGTCCAGCCATTCCCATCCGTGATACACAAGCAAGCAATTCCATGAGGATGGAGGGACCAACCACCCCAGACAGAGAGCAGGAGGCATCCCTATATCCCTAGctctgggaaaaatgggatgatTGGGGAATGTAATGACAAGCACTGGGTGGATGTGtgtgtctgctcacagctgtGTTTCCAACAGGCTCCAAAATTCCTCCCAGAGTGGTGCCCCTCTCCCTACAAACTGCCAGCTCACCCTCCCCCCCATTAATATCTTTCCCCTTCTCTTGTATCCTCATCTCTCCCTAATTATTCCAGCTGGTTTCCCAATAAGTGGCAGCACACATATGTCAGGAGCATTGGATTGAAGGTAATGCACATCAGTCACCAGCTCTGTGCAAGTGTCTGGAGCCATCCCACACCCACTGGATTGGGCATGGCTGAAATCCACTGACCTGCCAGgacctgctcagccctgtgggAATGCTGTGTGCCAAAACTGGGAGTTATGGCTCTGGTGATTGAAGTTATCCAGCACATTTGTCTCCATCTGGCTTCTCTGCCAGCCTCCAGGTTGGCTTGGGAAGGTGGCTCCAGTACTGGTgaggtctgtgctgtgctgggataaTTGGGAATGGGGGGGTCTGTGTGTGAGGCAAACCATGGATGGGGTGAGTTGGGTCAGGGACCCCAAGGAGGTatggaaagcagagaggaggTGAGAATTGTTATCCTAATGTGTGGTTTGGAATTGCAGTGACACAGTAAAAGAAATTCCTTCCcgtgagggtggggaggccctggcatagggtgcccagaaaagctgtggctgaaagtgtccagggccaggtacgacggggcttggagcaacctgggagagtggaagatgtccctgcctggCTTGGAACCAGAGCTTCCAAAACAaacagggaatgctgctgcacATCCCTATTTTGGGAAAAATCAAGAGGCTTGGGATCAGTGGGTTATGACCCCCtgtcctccctgtccccagccaggtACATCGGCTGCTACGAGGACAACACCAGGCAGAGGACCCTGCGTGGGATGTCCTTCTTCGACTACAAGAAGATGACGGTGTTCCGTTGCCAGGACAACTGTGCCGAGCGGTAGGGATGGTGACAGGGGCTCCATGAATCCCAGCACACTCCATCAATCCCTGCACACCGGCTCCATCAATCCTTTCCCACCATCTCCAGGAATCCCTGCACACCGTCCCTATCAGTTCCTGCACAGCATTTCCATCAATCCCTACCCACCATCTCCATGAATCCCTGTGCACTGTCTCCATCAATCCTTTCCCATAGGATAGGAGATAGGATGGAATGAAATTATATGGAATGGAATTAAATGGAATGATGTGATAGGATAGGGTAGGATAGGAGGTAGGATGGGATAGGATGGAGTGGAATGGAGTGGAGTAATAAGATAGAACAGACTAGAAAAGAATAAGCATAGGATAGAATTGTAGAATAGGATGGAATAATGGacaggataggataggatattTTCAGTTGGAAGTGCCCTACAAGGATCATTAGCCCAAAAATAAATCCCTGGGATGCACTGCTGATCCCAACGCTGGCCATAAGCAGGAATTCTCCATCAAAACCCACTGGAGCCGGGGGAATGCCGTGGATGTGCTGAGATCCCGTTTCCCTCTGGGCAGGGGGTACCTGTACGCGGGGCTGGAATTCGGGGCCGAATGCTACTGTGGGCACAAGATCCAGGCATCCAACGCCAGCGAATCCGAGTGCAACATGGAATGCAAGGGAGAGAGGAGCAACACCTGCGGTGGGATCAACCGGCTCTCCATCTACCGCCTGGAGCTGGCCCAGGAATCCGCCCGCAGGTGTAAGTTGGAGGGTCCATGTGgatcccagctcagccctggaaTGGGGCGATGTCTCTTGGTGCTGGAGGGGTGATCCATGGTTCCTGAGCCAGGAATCTTGAGGCTGGGATGTTTCTGCTCCTGGAAACATCAGGAATCTCGCTGTGGGGaatgctgctggctggggttggGTGGAATGAGGAGCTCCAAGGACTCCTGTtagaatttggggaattttgggagattttgggtggattttctTCCCTGATGGCCAAACAGGACCATCAGTGTctcctgtgtgtgctgcaggatGAAGGATGTGTGGGAATTCCAGACAGAGCTGAGGGTGCGCCCTCATTTGGCTCCCAATTAGGCAGCTCTATAATTGCCCACACTCCCTGCTCACCTTTCCTCATATCCAAGGAATGGGAAAGGGGATGGCAACAACCAGGAATGCACAAGGGCTGAGGGTGACAAGGACCTGGGATAGGTCCAAAGACCTCACCAaaccctgctccatccctgggatcaCCAAGCTGATAaaaacagccaggaaaaaatTATCCCTGACTTTGCTGCCGGGGTTTTGCTCTGATTTTGCTCTGTCAGCAGCTGGATGAGCATCATCCAATGTGGCTGCActgctggaggggctgggagctgctggagcagttgGGAATTCCATGTCACACTGTGTCACACAGAGTGGCAATAGTGTCATTTTTGGGGTGTCACTGGGggcctctctctccctctctcccagatGGAAGCGCGATATTCCGGGGGTGCTTCCGCCGGCCGGAAAACGTCTCCATCGCACTGCCAACCAGCCAGCTCATGCTCAACATGTCCGTGGATAAATGTGTGGATTTCTGCACAGAGAAGGTACTGGGATAAACTTCACCTCTTCATCTTTGTTTCCATCATCAAAGTCACACCAGGAGATCCGAACCCAGTTTAGGGATGTCATTTTTGTGTATCCAAATGGCAAAGGATTTGTGTCCCTGCCACGGGAGGGactggagccagcagcagccctgggaaagTTTGGGAAGGAGCATCCCAGAATTAGAGTTTAGGTTGGGACATTTGAAGGAGCCACTGTGGGGTCCTGCTCTGATCTAAGGGTCTCATCCTGGGGTGAGGTTTGTCTgagcagggaggggaaaggttggCAGTGGGAACTGATGGAGGGTGGATGCTGGAATGGGCTGTAAGGATGCTGGAAATGGTCTGGAATGGTGCTTGAAATAGGTTGGAAAGATACTGGGAATAAGGTGGAAGATGGAGAAATTGGAAGGATGCTGGAAAGGGCTGGAATGGGCTAGAACAACACTAGAATTGTCTGGAAGGAGGCTGGAATTGTATGGATGCTAGAATGGGATGGAAGGATGCTGGTATTGGAATGGTGCTGGAATGGTCTGGAAGGATGCTGGAACTGGAACGATGCCAGAATTGGAAGGATGCTGGAATTGGAAGGATGTTACAAACCACCCCGCGCTGCCCAGCGAGGCCGAGTGCAGGGGGGCAAAGGCTGTGCTACAGGAGGAGGGGAGTGCCAATGCCATTCCCTCCGGCCACCCCTGCAGGAATTCCCGTTGGCAGCGCTGGCGGGCACCACGTGCCGCTGCGGCTTTCCCAGCACGCTGTTCCCGCTGCACGAGCGCGAGGACGAGCAGCTCTGCGCTCACAAATGCGCCGCCGAGGAATTCGAGAGCTGCGGCTCCGCCGAGTTCCTGCTGGTCTACCAGACGCAAGTGCAGGGTGAGCTTTTTCCCAAGCCTTCCCCCAGGAATGCTGGAGGGGGAGGTGGGAGTGTGAGCATCCCGTTATAAATGAGCGTTTCTTGTCGTTCCCTGGGAAATCGGGCTCCCCTAAAGAGCAGTGGTTGCTGCCTGACTCGGCTGCAGGGTGCAGCAGATTCTGTCTTGACTCCTTCCCAGGGCTTTTCCCACCTCTCCGTGATCCCATGGGAGTCTGCTATCCGGAGGGGACAAGCTCCAGGGTAAAAGTGTGGAGAGGGTGGAAAGGCTGTGACCAGGCAGAACGTTCTTGAGAGAGCTCCTGTCCTCCAGCaatgggagcagggagccagggaagcacagggagaaaggaaaaatgttccTGAGAGAGGAAAGGGCTGAAGGGAGCAAGTGAGGACCCAAATTCAGGTGGTTTTGGGTCAGTCTTGTCACGATCCTTTGGTGtttggggctgtgctggaaacGCTGTTCATTGATCCATAAAAAAAGCAGGAGCGTTGCTTGGCACAGGAATCCCTGTTAGTCACTCTTCCCTAAGCACACAGCTGGGAATGACAGAGAACGCTTTGGAAAAATCCTCTTAGGATTTTTTGGGTGTTTCGGACTCTTTGAGGTGTCCAGGACCCTTTGGAATGTCCCTTTAAGCCTTAGGCACGGCACCTTTCCCTGCCCAGCCACCTCCCCACCCCTTCCCCAG
This region includes:
- the WSCD2 gene encoding sialate:O-sulfotransferase 2 translates to MAKLLLKLQRYFRRKPVRFFTLLALYLAAGSLVFLHSGFSGEPTVPGSPRSPAAAEGPGLPYLGVMQLSRGFKAAATIPAGNRRHGPWFRNTSKEPSDRGKFRDNSGPRSRALRGRSGREKEEDRARYIGCYEDNTRQRTLRGMSFFDYKKMTVFRCQDNCAERGYLYAGLEFGAECYCGHKIQASNASESECNMECKGERSNTCGGINRLSIYRLELAQESARRYGSAIFRGCFRRPENVSIALPTSQLMLNMSVDKCVDFCTEKEFPLAALAGTTCRCGFPSTLFPLHEREDEQLCAHKCAAEEFESCGSAEFLLVYQTQVQDNRCMDRRFLPSRAKQLVALASFPGAGNTWARHLIELATGFYTGSYYFDGSLYNKGFKGERDHWRSGRTICIKTHESGQKEIESFDSAILLIRNPYKALMAEFNRKYGGHIGFAAHAHWKGKEWPEFVANYAPWWATHTLDWLRYGKKVLVVHFEDLKRDLFVQLQRMVALLGVTACEDRLLCVEGQKDGNFKRSGLRKLEFDPYTPEMRKTIGAYIRTVDAALKLRNLSGVPEDYYPR